One window of Klebsiella quasivariicola genomic DNA carries:
- the nrdA gene encoding class 1a ribonucleoside-diphosphate reductase subunit alpha, which produces MNQSLLVTKRDGTTERINLDKIHRVLDWAAEGLNNVSISQVELRSHIQFYDGIKTADIHETIIKAAADLISRDAPDYQYLAARLAIFHLRKKAFGQFEPPALYDHVVKMVEKGKYDHHLLEDYTEEEFQQMDGFLDHWRDMNFSYAAVKQLEGKYLVQNRVTGEIYESAQFLYILVAACLFSNYPRETRLDYIKRFYDAVSTFKISLPTPIMSGVRTPTRQFSSCVLIECGDSLDSINATSSAIVKYVSQRAGIGINAGRIRALGSPIRGGEAFHTGCIPFYKHFQTAVKSCSQGGVRGGAATLFYPMWHLEVESLLVLKNNRGTDANRVRHMDYGVQINKLMYTRLLKGGDITLFSPSDVPGLYDAFFADQDEFERLYTQYEQDDSIRKQRIKAVELFSLMMQERASTGRIYIQNVDHCNTHSPFDPVVAPVRQSNLCLEIALPTKPLEDVNDENGEIALCTLSAFNLGAIDSLDELEELAVLAVRALDALLDYQDYPIPAAKRGAMGRRTLGIGVINFAYYLAKHGKRYSDGSANNLTHKTFEAIQYYLLKASNELAIEQGACPWFNETTYAQGILPIDTYKKDLDGIVSESLHFDWEALRESIKTHGLRNSTLSALMPSETSSQISNATNGIEPPRGHVSIKASKDGILRQVVPDYENLQNAYELLWEMPNNDGYLQLVGIMQKFIDQSISANTNYDPTRFPSGKVPMQQLLKDLLNAYKFGVKTLYYHNTRDGAEDAQDDLAPSIQDDGCESGACKI; this is translated from the coding sequence ATGAATCAGAGTCTGCTGGTGACAAAGCGCGACGGGACCACCGAGCGCATCAATCTCGACAAAATCCATCGCGTACTGGATTGGGCGGCAGAAGGACTGAATAACGTTTCCATTTCCCAGGTTGAACTGCGCTCGCATATCCAGTTCTATGACGGCATTAAAACCGCGGACATCCACGAAACGATTATTAAAGCCGCCGCGGATCTGATCTCCCGCGATGCGCCGGATTACCAGTACCTTGCTGCGCGTCTGGCGATCTTCCATTTGCGTAAAAAAGCCTTCGGCCAGTTTGAGCCGCCAGCGCTTTACGATCACGTGGTGAAGATGGTCGAGAAGGGTAAATACGATCATCATCTGCTGGAAGACTACACGGAAGAAGAGTTCCAGCAGATGGACGGTTTCCTCGACCACTGGCGCGACATGAACTTCTCCTACGCGGCCGTTAAGCAGCTGGAAGGCAAGTATCTGGTACAAAACCGCGTCACCGGCGAAATTTACGAGAGCGCGCAGTTCCTCTATATTCTGGTGGCTGCCTGCCTGTTCTCGAACTACCCACGCGAAACGCGTCTGGACTACATCAAGCGTTTCTATGACGCAGTGTCCACCTTTAAAATCTCGCTGCCGACGCCAATCATGTCCGGCGTGCGTACCCCGACCCGTCAGTTCAGCTCCTGCGTGCTGATCGAGTGCGGCGACAGCCTGGATTCCATCAACGCCACCTCCAGCGCGATTGTGAAATACGTTTCCCAGCGCGCCGGCATCGGCATCAACGCCGGCCGCATTCGCGCGCTGGGCAGCCCGATCCGCGGCGGCGAAGCCTTCCACACCGGCTGCATTCCGTTCTACAAACATTTCCAGACCGCAGTGAAATCCTGCTCGCAGGGCGGCGTTCGCGGCGGTGCGGCGACCCTCTTCTATCCAATGTGGCATCTGGAAGTGGAAAGCCTGCTGGTGCTGAAAAACAACCGTGGTACCGACGCCAACCGCGTTCGTCACATGGACTACGGGGTGCAGATCAACAAGCTAATGTATACCCGTCTGCTGAAGGGTGGCGACATTACCCTGTTCAGCCCGTCCGACGTCCCGGGCCTGTATGACGCCTTCTTCGCCGATCAGGACGAGTTTGAGCGCCTGTACACCCAGTACGAGCAGGACGACAGCATTCGCAAGCAGCGTATTAAAGCCGTTGAGCTGTTCTCGCTGATGATGCAGGAGCGCGCCTCCACCGGTCGTATCTACATCCAGAACGTCGACCACTGCAACACCCACAGCCCGTTCGATCCGGTAGTCGCCCCGGTGCGTCAGTCTAACCTGTGCCTGGAGATTGCTCTGCCGACCAAACCGCTGGAAGACGTCAACGACGAAAACGGCGAAATCGCGCTGTGTACTCTGTCGGCCTTCAACCTTGGCGCCATCGACAGTCTCGACGAGCTGGAAGAGTTGGCGGTGCTGGCAGTACGAGCCCTGGATGCGCTGCTCGATTATCAGGATTACCCGATCCCGGCCGCCAAACGCGGCGCAATGGGCCGTCGCACCCTGGGCATCGGCGTGATCAACTTCGCCTACTATCTGGCGAAGCATGGCAAACGCTACTCCGACGGCAGCGCCAACAACCTGACGCACAAAACGTTCGAAGCGATTCAGTACTATCTGCTGAAGGCCTCCAACGAGCTGGCTATCGAGCAGGGCGCCTGCCCGTGGTTCAATGAAACCACCTATGCGCAGGGTATCCTGCCGATCGATACCTATAAGAAAGACCTGGACGGCATCGTCAGCGAGTCTCTGCACTTTGACTGGGAAGCATTGCGCGAATCTATTAAAACCCACGGTCTGCGTAACTCCACGCTCTCCGCGCTGATGCCGTCCGAGACCTCGTCGCAGATCTCCAACGCCACCAACGGCATTGAGCCGCCGCGCGGCCACGTGAGCATCAAAGCGTCGAAGGACGGTATCCTGCGCCAGGTGGTGCCGGATTACGAAAACCTGCAGAACGCCTATGAGCTGCTGTGGGAGATGCCGAACAACGACGGTTATCTACAGCTGGTGGGTATCATGCAGAAGTTTATCGACCAGTCGATCTCTGCCAACACTAACTACGATCCGACGCGTTTCCCGTCCGGAAAAGTGCCGATGCAGCAGTTGCTCAAAGATCTGCTCAACGCCTATAAATTCGGCGTCAAAACGCTGTACTATCACAACACCCGTGATGGCGCAGAAGACGCGCAGGATGACCTGGCGCCGTCCATCCAGGACGACGGCTGCGAAAGCGGCGCGTGTAAGATCTAA